GGGATGACTTCCCACGATGTCGTTCAATGTATTCGAAGATTGATTAACCAGAAAAAGGTTGGGCATGCAGGAACTTTAGACCCACAGGCAGAAGGGGTTTTAATTCTTCTTTTAGGTAAAGCAACAAAATTATCCGAAAGCCTGAAAAGTGATTCTAAAGAATATCTTGCAGAAATGAAATTGGGAATTAAAACAACGACTCAAGATGCCTGGGGACAAATAATTGAACAAAAATCTAACTTTACTATTCAAAAAAAGGATATTGAAAAGGTACTTTTAGATTTTGAGGGTGAGATAAATCAAATTCCACCTATGTTTTCTGCAATACATCATGAGGGTAAAAGGTTATATGAATTAGCTCGGCTTGGAAAGGAAGTGGAACGACAACCTCGAAAGGTAAAGATATTTGAAATCAAACTTTTAAATTTTATACATCAGGATGAATTTAGATTTAAAGTTACTTGTTCTTCCGGAACTTACATTCGGACTTTATGTGCAGATATAGGTGAGGCTTTAGGGGTAGGGGGACATTTAACCTCATTGAAAAGGATTAAAAGTGGCAATTTCAAAATCGAAGATTCGATTGGCTTAAAAGATTTAATAGAAGGGAAAATTAAGGTAGAAGAGGTTCTTTTATCGTAAGCGTTCAGCCACAGAGGCACAGAGTTCACAGAGAATTAAGGGAATTAGCCAGAAATGCACACGAATTAACCTCTGACATCCCATAAATGTAGTGCGAACCTTTAGGTTCGCCTTTTGGCTTGCCAGAAGTGAGGCTACAGCCTCGCACTACAAATCTTTTTGTATTTGTGTTCATTCGTGGTTATATATTCCCTCTGTGTTCTCTGTGACTCTGTGGCTATATCTTGAACGGTTACCTTTTATGAGTCTAAAATGAAAATTTTCTGGAGAATTCCAGCTCAATTTGAATATGAAAATGTGGGATTAACGATAGGTGTATTTGATGGAGTGCATTTAGGTCATCAAAAAATTATCACAGAACTGATTAATTCTTGTAGAAAAAAAGGACTTACAAGTCTTATTTTGACTTTTGAGATTCATCCAAGAAAAATATTATCAGCAACTATGCCTGCTCTATTAATTACCCTTGACCAGAGATTAAACATTATTTCTCAGCTGGGTATGGATGTGTGCATAATTACTGATTTTGAACAAGAGATAATGAACCTTGAGGCAACGGAATTCATAGAAAAAGTGCTCATTGATAAATTAAAAATGAAACAAATGTGGATTGGAACGAATTTTTTATTTGGAAGAGGAAGAAAAGGGGATGTCCAGTTATTACAAGAGTTAAGTGCAAAAAAAGGGTTTAAATTACAGGTAGTTGAGCCAGTTAAATTTGAAGATGAAATTGTTAGTAGCACAAGGATAAGGGAATATCTAAAGCAAGGGGAGGTAGCAAAGGCAAATTTACTTCTATCCCGACCTTATACGATTGGAGCGGAAGTTATCCATGGCACAAAAAGAGGAAGAATCCTTGGTTACCCTACCGCAAACTTAAAATGGGATGAAGAAGTTTTATTACCTGAAAAAGGTGTCTATGCGGTCAGGGTAAAAATGGATGATGAAAGATATGAAGGTGTGGCTAATCTGGGCTATCGTCCAACATTTGGAGAAGAAAAAGAACTTTATTTTGAAGTCCATATCTTCGATTTTAATCAGGAAATTTATTTTAAAGAATTAAATGTTTCTTTTATAACAAGAATACGGGATGAGAAACCGTTTAAAGACCAGGATAGTTTAATTAGACAATTAAACGAGGATGAAAATAAAGCAAAACAAATATTAAAAGCAAGTAAGTGGTAACTAATTACCATTTACCAATTACCAAATACAAGGAGGTGCTCAAATGTCGTTAACGACAGAAGGAAAACAAACATTGATTGAAAAATATCGAATGCATGAAAAAGATACAGGTTCACCAGAGGTTCAGATAGCGCTATTGACGGATCGAATTAATTATTTGACTGAACATTTTAAGGTGCATGTTAAAGATTATCATTCACGAAGAGGATTGCTTAAACTCGTTGGACAAAGGAGAAGATTACTTAATTATCTAACTCAAAAAGATACAAATAGATACCAGGACATTATTCAGAAGTTAGGATTGAGGAAATAAGATAAAGAATGGTTAATCAAGTATTATTAGAAATTTCTAAAAGCCTTTTACAGGGTGAGCCGCTCCATTTTAGTAAAGCAATATACTTTTCTAAATTAGATAAAGAAAGTATTTTAGATTTGGTATCTTTAGCGAATAGAGTAAGAAAGGAATATTGTGGGGAAGGGATTGACTTATGTTCTATTATGAATGCTAAATCAGGGGCGTGTTCAGAGGATTGTCAATTCTGTGGTCAGTCTGGACATTATAAAACTGATACACCTGTTTATTCTCTTAAGAGTGAGGAAGAAATTTTACAATCAGCTAAGGATGCAGAAATTTCAGGGGCAACAAGATTCTGTATTGTCATTAGCGGAGAAAAACCCGATACCACAGATTTCAAAAAGATTATTAGTGTTTTAAAGAAAATAAAAGAAGAAACGAACTTAAAATTAGATTGTTCACTGGGAACTTTGACAAAAGATAAGGCTTATGCTTTAAAAAATGCAGGAGTGAGCAGATATAATCATAATCTTGAGACATCGGAAAATTATTTTAAACAAATCTGCACGACCCATTCTTATAAAGATAGATTATCTACTTTAAAAATATTAAAAGAAGTAGGATTAGAGGTTTGTTGTGGAGGAATTATTGGCTTAGGTGAGGATTGGGATGAAAGGATAAAATTTGTCTTTGCCTTAAAAGAGCTGGATGTAGATTGTATTCCTATTAATATTTTAAATCCGATACCAGGAACACCTTTAGCAAATGTTAAACCGTTATCTCCGCTGGAGATAATAAAAACAATTGCTATTTTTAGATTGATTTTAAAAGATAAAATCATTAAAATCGCTGGAGGTCGTGAGGTGAATTTAAGGGATTTACAAGCATTATCTTTATTAGCCGGGGCAAATGGATTAATCATCGGAAATTATTTAACAACGCCAGGAAGAGATGCAAGTTTAGATATGCAGATGATAAAAGATTTGGGATTGAATATAAGGAAGTAGAGAGTAAAGACCATAGACTATAGACCATAGACCAAAGACTAAAGACCAAAAGGATAGGGGAAAATGAACCGAGAGCGAAGAAAAATTATTGGAAATATCTTTGGGGATGCTGCCAAATATACACTTACCGCCGGTGTGATAAGTAGTATCTTATCGGGAAAATTTGCATTTCTCTCAAGTTTAGTCATGGCAATATGCTGTGTAATACTTGGCGTGTTAGCGTATTATGTAATCCCAAAAGATATAGAGAGGTGAATAATATGGAGAATATGGAGCAGGTATGGAATCTTCTTATTCTTCTTGGAATACCAATACTAGCAGGTATTGTTTCCCTGATTATGTTTAAAATTCAAGACAAAAAGAGATAGAGGTTAATTTTGGCGGGGTGGCAGAGTGACTATGCAGCCGCTTGCAGGGCGGCGCACGGAGGTTTAAATCCTCCCCCCGCCTCCAGAATTGGTAATTAGTTACCAATTACCAATTACCAGTTACCAGTTACCAATTACCAGTTACCAATTTTCAAGGAGGTTTTCAGTAATGATTGGAAAAAATATCAGATTAGAACGAATAATTAATCGTGACTCTAAACGCACTGTCATTATCCCTATGGACCATGGCGTAACGATGGGACCCATACCAGGATTAGAGAATATGCGTGAGGCTGTTGGTAAGATAGTGGAAGGTGGTGCTAATGCCGTCATTTTGCATAAAGGTATGGTAAATGCAGGCTAC
The bacterium genome window above contains:
- the truB gene encoding tRNA pseudouridine(55) synthase TruB, which codes for MIDGILNINKPAGMTSHDVVQCIRRLINQKKVGHAGTLDPQAEGVLILLLGKATKLSESLKSDSKEYLAEMKLGIKTTTQDAWGQIIEQKSNFTIQKKDIEKVLLDFEGEINQIPPMFSAIHHEGKRLYELARLGKEVERQPRKVKIFEIKLLNFIHQDEFRFKVTCSSGTYIRTLCADIGEALGVGGHLTSLKRIKSGNFKIEDSIGLKDLIEGKIKVEEVLLS
- a CDS encoding bifunctional riboflavin kinase/FAD synthetase, yielding MKIFWRIPAQFEYENVGLTIGVFDGVHLGHQKIITELINSCRKKGLTSLILTFEIHPRKILSATMPALLITLDQRLNIISQLGMDVCIITDFEQEIMNLEATEFIEKVLIDKLKMKQMWIGTNFLFGRGRKGDVQLLQELSAKKGFKLQVVEPVKFEDEIVSSTRIREYLKQGEVAKANLLLSRPYTIGAEVIHGTKRGRILGYPTANLKWDEEVLLPEKGVYAVRVKMDDERYEGVANLGYRPTFGEEKELYFEVHIFDFNQEIYFKELNVSFITRIRDEKPFKDQDSLIRQLNEDENKAKQILKASKW
- the rpsO gene encoding 30S ribosomal protein S15, with protein sequence MSLTTEGKQTLIEKYRMHEKDTGSPEVQIALLTDRINYLTEHFKVHVKDYHSRRGLLKLVGQRRRLLNYLTQKDTNRYQDIIQKLGLRK
- the bioB gene encoding biotin synthase BioB, whose protein sequence is MVNQVLLEISKSLLQGEPLHFSKAIYFSKLDKESILDLVSLANRVRKEYCGEGIDLCSIMNAKSGACSEDCQFCGQSGHYKTDTPVYSLKSEEEILQSAKDAEISGATRFCIVISGEKPDTTDFKKIISVLKKIKEETNLKLDCSLGTLTKDKAYALKNAGVSRYNHNLETSENYFKQICTTHSYKDRLSTLKILKEVGLEVCCGGIIGLGEDWDERIKFVFALKELDVDCIPINILNPIPGTPLANVKPLSPLEIIKTIAIFRLILKDKIIKIAGGREVNLRDLQALSLLAGANGLIIGNYLTTPGRDASLDMQMIKDLGLNIRK